CCGCCGCAAGCTTGCTATGCTTCGCGGATGGCTGGACGAATACCGGAATCGTTCATTAATGATCTGCTGGCGCGCGTCGACATCGTCGACGTCATCGACGAGCACGTGCCGCTGAAAAAGGCCGGGCGCAACTTTCAGGCCCGCTGCCCCTTCCACAACGAACGCACGCCGTCGTTCTCCGTCAGCCCCGACAAGCAGTTTTATTACTGCTTCGGTTGCGGCGCGAGCGGCACGGCCATCGGTTTCCTGATGGACTATCTGCACATGGATTTCCCCGAGGCGATCCAAGACCTGGCCGGCCGTGTCGGCATGACCGTGCCCGTGGAAGCGGGCTTCAAGGGCAAAACCGGCGATGGGGAACGTCTCTACACCCTGCTGGCGCAGGCGCAACAGCACTACTCCGCGCAACTCAAGGACCATCCGCAGTCGGGACGCGCCAAGGAATATCTCAAGGGCCGCGGACTGGACGGCCGCACGGCGGCGGCATTCCAACTGGGCTACGCGCCGCCCGGTTGGGAAAACCTGCTCAAGGCGCTCGGCACTGATAAAGAGAAGGTCCGCGATCTGGAGGCCGCCGGCCTGCTCATCCGCAAGGACGACGGCAGCCACTACGATCGCTTCCGCGACCGCATCATGTTTCCCATCCTCGACCAGCGCGGCCGCGTGATCGGTTTCGGCGGCCGCGTGCTCGGTGACGACGAACCCAAGTATCTGAACTCACCGGAGACCCCGCTGTTCCACAAGGGCCGCGAGCTGTACGGCCTGTTTCAGGCGCGCAAGGCCAACCGCCAGTTGCAACGCCTGTTCGTGGTCGAGGGCTACATGGACGTCATCGCCCTGCACCAGCATGGCGTCACCAGCGCGGTGGCCACGCTCGGCACCGCCACCACGCCCGATCACATGGAGCGCCTGTTCAAGGCCACGCCGGAAGTGGTGTTTTGCTTCGACGGCGACGAGGCCGGCCGCAAGGCGGCATGGCGGGCGCTGGAAGTCAGCCTGCCGGTGTTGCGCGAGGGGCGCTACGTCAGTTTCCTGTTCATGCCCGCGGAGGAAGACCCGGACAGCCTCGTGCGCAAGGACGGCCCGGCGGTGTTCAACAATCCGAAACGCTTCACGCCGCTGTCGGATTTCCTGTTCGATTCCCTGCTCGCGCAGGTCAACCCCGGCACGGATGAAGGCCGCGCCAGACTCGTGGACTTGGCCAGGCCGCTGTTGTCCGGCGTGCCGTCCGGCGCTTACAAGCAACTGCTGGCGCAGCGGCTGGCGAAGCTTGCGGACATGGATTTGCCGACGGT
Above is a genomic segment from Gammaproteobacteria bacterium containing:
- the dnaG gene encoding DNA primase, encoding PPQACYASRMAGRIPESFINDLLARVDIVDVIDEHVPLKKAGRNFQARCPFHNERTPSFSVSPDKQFYYCFGCGASGTAIGFLMDYLHMDFPEAIQDLAGRVGMTVPVEAGFKGKTGDGERLYTLLAQAQQHYSAQLKDHPQSGRAKEYLKGRGLDGRTAAAFQLGYAPPGWENLLKALGTDKEKVRDLEAAGLLIRKDDGSHYDRFRDRIMFPILDQRGRVIGFGGRVLGDDEPKYLNSPETPLFHKGRELYGLFQARKANRQLQRLFVVEGYMDVIALHQHGVTSAVATLGTATTPDHMERLFKATPEVVFCFDGDEAGRKAAWRALEVSLPVLREGRYVSFLFMPAEEDPDSLVRKDGPAVFNNPKRFTPLSDFLFDSLLAQVNPGTDEGRARLVDLARPLLSGVPSGAYKQLLAQRLAKLADMDLPTVASLVGARAVKTAPPGYPQSARPASRSPSLVRSAIRLLLHKPSLALKLESPPDLRASTLPGAALLQELVELVRAQPGMNSAAVLEHWRDREEVSHLRKLLMDEIPADDEGAEQEFRAAIGKVSALAGKKETVSAPGKRPSELTEEEKSALRGRFKSGKPTKN